The Vicinamibacteria bacterium nucleotide sequence ATGAAGCCCGGCGAACTCGAGGGCGGTCGTTTCCTCGAAGCCGTGCAGGATATTGAATGCCTGTACCGCCTGGCCCGCGGCGCCTTTTCCCAGATTGTCGATCGCGCTCATCACGACGAGTCGGCGCGTGCCCTCTTCGCGCTCGAAACCAATATCGCAGTAGTTCGTGCCCGCCACGAGCTTCGGCTCGGGATA carries:
- a CDS encoding N-acetyl-gamma-glutamyl-phosphate reductase; translated protein: VLKDDLPEKHIWRLYREDYGKEPFVRIVKEKDSIYRYPEPKLVAGTNYCDIGFEREEGTRRLVVMSAIDNLGKGAAGQAVQAFNILHGFEETTALEFAGLHP